In a genomic window of Comamonadaceae bacterium OTU4NAUVB1:
- a CDS encoding superoxide dismutase, whose product MFRQAPLPYAADALEPVIDKATMEIHHGRHHKAYYDALNNAAASSPEVARSSVEQLVATASRQTLVVRNNAGGAWNHAFFWNIMAPVGQGGAPSPALMARVQADFGSMDNLMRQFNQAGASRFGSGWAWLIVRDGKLAVTSTPNQDNPLMDLAEVRGTPILGNDVWEHAYYLKYQNRRADYLAAWWQVVNWNEVNRRFAASAAAGPATAR is encoded by the coding sequence GTGTTCCGCCAGGCCCCGCTGCCCTATGCGGCGGACGCGCTGGAACCGGTGATCGACAAGGCCACCATGGAGATCCACCACGGTCGCCACCACAAGGCGTACTACGACGCGCTCAACAACGCCGCCGCGTCGAGCCCCGAAGTCGCACGCTCGAGCGTCGAGCAACTCGTCGCCACGGCGTCGCGCCAGACGCTGGTGGTGCGCAACAACGCGGGCGGGGCCTGGAACCACGCCTTCTTCTGGAACATCATGGCGCCGGTCGGCCAGGGCGGTGCCCCGTCGCCCGCGCTGATGGCACGCGTCCAGGCCGACTTCGGTTCCATGGACAACCTCATGCGCCAGTTCAACCAGGCCGGTGCCTCGCGCTTCGGCTCCGGCTGGGCCTGGCTGATCGTGCGTGACGGCAAGCTCGCCGTGACCTCGACGCCCAATCAGGACAACCCGCTGATGGACCTGGCCGAAGTGCGCGGCACGCCCATCCTGGGCAACGACGTCTGGGAGCACGCCTACTACCTGAAATACCAGAACCGGCGCGCCGACTACCTCGCCGCTTGGTGGCAGGTCGTCAACTGGAACGAGGTCAACCGCCGGTTCGCCGCGTCCGCCGCCGCCGGTCCCGCCACCGCGCGCTGA
- a CDS encoding dienelactone hydrolase family protein, whose product MPSHFPSNGQEHNDLDAEFDSLRPGGSTAAGATRRTALMAALGVGYAAAAVPVAAQTFVTTPADGLTAGPVTYNVGGFDVPAYAAAPAGKTGLPVVLVIQEIFGVHEYIADTCRRFARLGYLAIAPELYARQGDARSFTELPKLMSELVAKVPDAQVMADLDGALRYAATRGGDVSRAGITGFCWGGRITWLYAATGKVKAGVAWYGRLVGQPSELTPRHPVDIAAQLQAPVLGLYGGRDQGIPLDTVERMKAALATGPAAARASQFVVYPEAGHAFHADYRPSYVKEAAEDGWKRTLAWFKANGVA is encoded by the coding sequence ATGCCCTCCCATTTCCCATCGAACGGCCAGGAACACAACGACCTCGACGCCGAATTCGATTCGCTGCGTCCCGGCGGCAGCACGGCCGCCGGCGCGACGCGCCGCACCGCCCTGATGGCCGCGCTCGGCGTCGGCTACGCGGCCGCGGCCGTGCCCGTCGCGGCGCAGACCTTCGTCACCACGCCGGCGGACGGGCTGACGGCCGGGCCGGTCACCTACAACGTCGGCGGCTTCGACGTGCCGGCCTACGCCGCCGCGCCAGCGGGCAAGACCGGCCTGCCGGTGGTGCTGGTGATCCAGGAGATCTTCGGCGTGCACGAATACATCGCCGACACCTGCCGGCGCTTCGCCAGGCTGGGCTACCTCGCCATCGCGCCGGAACTCTACGCGCGCCAGGGCGACGCGCGTTCGTTCACCGAGCTGCCGAAGCTGATGAGCGAACTGGTCGCCAAGGTGCCCGACGCCCAGGTCATGGCCGACCTCGACGGCGCCCTGCGCTACGCGGCCACGCGGGGCGGCGACGTCTCGCGTGCCGGCATCACCGGCTTCTGCTGGGGCGGGCGCATCACGTGGCTGTACGCGGCCACCGGCAAGGTCAAGGCCGGCGTGGCGTGGTACGGACGCCTCGTGGGCCAGCCGAGCGAGCTCACGCCGCGCCACCCGGTCGACATCGCCGCGCAGCTGCAGGCGCCGGTGCTGGGCCTCTACGGCGGGCGCGACCAGGGCATCCCGCTCGACACGGTCGAGCGCATGAAGGCGGCGCTGGCCACCGGCCCGGCCGCCGCCAGGGCCTCGCAGTTCGTCGTCTACCCGGAAGCCGGCCATGCCTTCCATGCCGACTACCGGCCGAGCTACGTCAAGGAGGCGGCGGAGGACGGCTGGAAGCGCACGCTGGCCTGGTTCAAGGCGAACGGCGTCGCCTGA
- the polA gene encoding DNA polymerase I — protein MTDKKTLLLVDGSSYLYRAFHAMPDLRAVPGDAASPATGAIRGMINMMQSLRREVRADYAACVFDAPGKTFRDDWYADYKAHRSPMPDDLRAQVAPIHEVVRLLGWPVLCVPDVEADDVIGTLAKVAAAQGVEVIVSSGDKDLSQLVDEHITIIDTMNGKRRDVAGVTAEFGVPPALMVDYQTLVGDAVDNVPGVDKVGPKTAAKWLLQYGSLDALMEHAAEIKGQAGENLRKAVDWLPQGRRLVTIRTDCDLDGHVQGLPALDGIAIGAQQVEPLKAFYESYGFKSLARTLEAHAVPPELIAQNKKKKGPEASGGLFDEPEAQAAEQASNLAYDTILTWEAFDAWMAKIDAAALVAVDTETTSLDEMRARIVGVSFSVEPGAAAYVPLAHDYADAPAQLPIDEVLARLKPWLEDPSRPKLGQNVKYDRHVFANHGIEVRGYAHDTMLQSYVLEVHKPHGLASLAERHLGRSGIDYEDLCGKGAKQIPFAQVSIDKAAEYSSEDSDQTLDVHRVLWPQVEADEKLRFVYALEMRSSEALFRIERNGVLIDADRLAAQSHDLGTRIMALEQEAYELAGQPFNLGSPKQIGEIFFTKLGLPIVKKTPSGAPSTDEEVLEKLAEDFPLPAKLLAHRSLSKLKGTYTDKLGQLANPRSGRVHTHYAQAVAVTGRLSSNEPNLQNIPIRTVEGRRVREAFVAPPGHVIASADYSQIELRIMAHISGDESLLRAFTEGIDVHRATAAEVFNTPVDKVSSEQRRYAKVINFGLIYGMSSFGLAKNLGIETKAAASYIERYFARYPGVKRYMDETRASAKEQGFVETVFGRRLYLPEINSPNGPRRGGAERAAINAPMQGTAADLIKLSMVAVQDVLDAERRATKMIMQVHDELVFEVPEAEVDWVRAEIPRLMAGVAELKVPLLAELGIGPNWDQAH, from the coding sequence ATGACCGACAAGAAAACGCTGCTGCTCGTCGATGGATCGAGCTACCTGTACCGCGCCTTCCACGCGATGCCCGACCTGCGCGCGGTGCCCGGCGACGCCGCCAGTCCCGCCACCGGCGCCATCCGCGGCATGATCAACATGATGCAGTCGCTGCGCCGCGAGGTGCGTGCCGACTACGCCGCCTGCGTCTTCGACGCGCCGGGCAAGACCTTCCGCGACGACTGGTACGCCGACTACAAGGCCCACCGCTCGCCCATGCCCGACGACCTGCGCGCCCAGGTCGCCCCGATCCACGAGGTGGTGCGGCTGCTGGGCTGGCCGGTGCTCTGCGTGCCCGACGTCGAGGCCGACGACGTGATCGGCACGCTGGCCAAGGTCGCCGCCGCCCAGGGTGTCGAGGTGATCGTCTCCAGCGGCGACAAGGACCTGAGCCAACTGGTCGACGAGCACATCACCATCATCGACACCATGAACGGCAAGCGGCGCGACGTCGCCGGCGTCACGGCCGAGTTCGGCGTGCCGCCCGCATTGATGGTCGACTACCAGACGCTGGTGGGCGACGCGGTCGACAACGTGCCCGGGGTCGACAAGGTCGGCCCGAAGACGGCGGCCAAGTGGCTGCTGCAGTACGGCTCGCTCGACGCCCTGATGGAACACGCCGCCGAGATCAAGGGCCAGGCCGGGGAGAACCTGCGCAAGGCCGTCGACTGGCTGCCGCAGGGCCGCCGGCTGGTGACCATCCGCACCGACTGCGATCTCGACGGCCACGTCCAGGGGCTGCCGGCGCTCGACGGCATCGCCATCGGCGCGCAGCAGGTCGAGCCGCTCAAGGCCTTCTACGAAAGCTACGGCTTCAAGAGCCTGGCGCGCACGCTGGAGGCGCACGCGGTGCCGCCCGAGCTGATCGCGCAGAACAAGAAGAAGAAGGGCCCCGAGGCCAGCGGCGGCCTGTTCGACGAGCCCGAGGCGCAGGCCGCCGAGCAGGCCTCCAACCTCGCCTACGACACCATCCTGACGTGGGAAGCGTTCGACGCCTGGATGGCGAAGATCGATGCCGCGGCGCTGGTGGCCGTCGACACCGAGACCACCTCGCTGGACGAGATGCGCGCGCGGATCGTCGGCGTGAGCTTCAGCGTCGAGCCGGGCGCCGCCGCCTACGTCCCGCTGGCGCACGACTATGCCGACGCGCCCGCGCAGCTGCCCATCGACGAGGTGCTCGCGCGCCTGAAACCGTGGCTGGAGGACCCGTCGCGTCCCAAGCTCGGACAAAACGTCAAGTACGACCGCCATGTCTTCGCCAACCACGGCATCGAGGTGCGCGGCTATGCCCACGACACCATGCTGCAGAGCTACGTGCTGGAGGTCCACAAGCCGCACGGCCTGGCCAGCCTGGCGGAGCGGCACCTGGGGCGCAGTGGCATCGACTACGAGGACCTCTGCGGCAAGGGCGCCAAGCAGATCCCGTTCGCGCAGGTCTCGATCGACAAGGCGGCCGAATACTCCAGCGAGGACAGCGACCAGACCCTGGACGTGCACCGCGTGCTGTGGCCGCAGGTCGAGGCCGACGAGAAACTGCGCTTCGTCTACGCGCTGGAGATGCGCAGCAGCGAGGCGCTGTTCCGCATCGAGCGCAACGGCGTGCTGATCGACGCGGACCGCCTGGCCGCCCAGAGCCACGACCTGGGCACGCGCATCATGGCGCTGGAGCAGGAGGCCTACGAGCTCGCCGGCCAGCCCTTCAACCTCGGCAGCCCCAAGCAGATCGGCGAGATCTTCTTCACCAAGCTGGGCCTGCCGATCGTCAAGAAGACGCCCAGCGGCGCGCCGAGCACCGACGAGGAGGTGCTGGAGAAACTGGCCGAGGACTTCCCGCTGCCGGCCAAGCTGCTCGCGCACCGCAGCCTGTCCAAGCTCAAGGGCACCTACACCGACAAGCTCGGCCAGCTCGCCAATCCGCGCAGCGGCCGCGTGCACACCCACTACGCCCAGGCGGTGGCCGTGACCGGACGCCTGAGCAGCAACGAGCCCAACCTGCAGAACATCCCGATCCGCACGGTCGAGGGCCGGCGCGTGCGCGAGGCCTTCGTGGCGCCGCCGGGCCATGTGATCGCCAGCGCCGACTACTCGCAGATCGAGTTGCGCATCATGGCCCACATCAGCGGCGACGAATCGCTGCTGCGCGCCTTCACCGAGGGCATCGACGTGCATCGCGCGACGGCCGCCGAGGTCTTCAACACGCCCGTGGACAAGGTCTCCAGCGAGCAGCGCCGCTATGCCAAGGTCATCAACTTCGGCCTCATCTACGGGATGAGCAGCTTCGGCCTGGCGAAGAACCTGGGCATCGAGACCAAGGCCGCCGCCTCCTACATCGAGCGCTATTTCGCGCGCTATCCGGGCGTCAAGCGCTACATGGACGAGACGCGCGCCAGCGCCAAGGAGCAGGGCTTCGTGGAGACCGTCTTCGGCCGCCGGCTCTACCTGCCGGAGATCAATTCGCCCAACGGTCCGCGCCGCGGCGGCGCCGAGCGCGCGGCCATCAACGCGCCCATGCAGGGCACCGCCGCCGACCTGATCAAGCTGAGCATGGTCGCGGTGCAGGACGTGCTCGACGCCGAGCGGCGCGCGACGAAGATGATCATGCAGGTGCACGACGAACTGGTCTTCGAGGTGCCCGAGGCCGAGGTCGACTGGGTGCGCGCCGAGATCCCGCGCCTGATGGCTGGCGTGGCCGAGCTCAAGGTGCCCTTGCTGGCCGAACTGGGCATCGGTCCCAACTGGGATCAAGCACATTGA
- the xseB gene encoding exodeoxyribonuclease VII small subunit has product MPAVSSADVAPPASYEAGLQELERLVGELESGQLPLDRLLDSYRRGAFLLTHCRERLQAVEDQIKVLDAGTLKTWSPE; this is encoded by the coding sequence ATGCCGGCCGTGTCCTCGGCCGACGTCGCGCCGCCGGCCAGCTACGAAGCCGGGCTGCAGGAACTGGAGCGGTTGGTCGGCGAACTCGAATCGGGCCAGTTGCCGCTCGACCGGCTGCTCGACAGCTACCGGCGCGGCGCGTTCCTGCTGACGCACTGCCGCGAACGGCTGCAGGCGGTGGAGGACCAGATCAAGGTGCTCGACGCCGGCACGCTCAAGACGTGGTCGCCCGAATGA
- a CDS encoding M20/M25/M40 family metallo-hydrolase codes for MTTLRFPLRRSALALLCAAACAFGATAHAAPDARIAELAAREKQPLLDSLSQLVGIESGSRDLEGLDRIAGLIAGRLRALGGEVELIEPGSAASPQVYRMEDTPEKIGKVVKATFKGTGTRKIMLIAHMDTVYQRGMLAGQPFRVEGDKAYGLGIADDKQGIAVILHALAMLRQLDFRDYGTLTVLINGDEEISSPGSRALITQLGGMQDAVLSHEGASIAQDTLSLATAGIGAVSLTVRGKASHAGSAPERGVNAFYEMAHQVLQMRDLSDPATGLKMNWTTAQAGTNRNVIPALATATADVRVTKVADYDRIERAMAERVKNQLVPEAQVEARFERRRPPLESSAASLALAKHAQGIYGELGRRLAADDKVAGGGTDAAFAGLATKAAVVERFGLQGFGAHSADAEYVLLDSIEPRLYLVTRLVMDIARGKVGP; via the coding sequence ATGACCACCCTCCGCTTTCCCCTTCGACGCTCCGCGCTGGCGCTGCTGTGCGCCGCCGCGTGCGCCTTCGGCGCCACCGCCCATGCCGCGCCCGATGCCCGCATCGCCGAACTCGCCGCCCGCGAGAAGCAGCCGCTGCTCGACTCGCTCTCGCAACTCGTGGGCATCGAGTCGGGCAGCCGCGACCTCGAAGGCCTCGACCGCATCGCCGGTCTCATCGCCGGGCGGCTGCGCGCGCTCGGCGGCGAGGTCGAACTGATCGAGCCCGGCAGCGCGGCCTCGCCGCAGGTCTACCGCATGGAGGACACGCCCGAGAAGATCGGCAAGGTCGTGAAGGCCACCTTCAAGGGCACGGGCACCAGGAAGATCATGCTCATCGCGCACATGGACACGGTCTACCAGCGCGGCATGCTCGCCGGCCAGCCGTTCCGCGTCGAGGGCGACAAGGCCTACGGGCTGGGCATCGCCGACGACAAGCAGGGCATCGCGGTGATCCTGCACGCGCTCGCCATGCTGCGCCAGCTCGACTTCAGGGACTACGGGACGCTCACGGTGCTCATCAACGGCGACGAGGAGATCAGCTCGCCGGGTTCGCGCGCGCTGATCACGCAGCTGGGCGGCATGCAGGATGCCGTGCTCTCCCACGAGGGCGCTTCCATCGCGCAGGACACGCTCTCGCTGGCGACGGCGGGCATCGGCGCGGTGTCCCTCACGGTGCGCGGCAAGGCCTCGCACGCGGGCTCGGCGCCCGAGCGCGGCGTCAACGCGTTCTACGAGATGGCGCACCAGGTGCTGCAGATGCGCGATCTCTCCGATCCGGCCACCGGCCTGAAGATGAACTGGACCACCGCCCAGGCGGGCACCAACCGCAACGTGATCCCGGCCCTGGCCACGGCCACCGCCGACGTGCGCGTCACCAAGGTGGCCGACTACGACCGCATCGAGCGTGCCATGGCCGAGCGCGTGAAGAACCAGCTGGTGCCCGAGGCCCAGGTCGAGGCGCGTTTCGAACGGCGACGTCCGCCGCTGGAATCGAGTGCCGCGTCGCTCGCGCTGGCCAAGCACGCGCAGGGCATCTACGGCGAACTCGGCCGGCGCCTCGCGGCCGATGACAAGGTCGCCGGCGGCGGCACCGACGCGGCCTTCGCGGGGCTCGCGACCAAGGCCGCCGTGGTCGAGCGTTTCGGCCTGCAGGGCTTCGGCGCGCATTCGGCCGATGCCGAGTACGTGCTGCTCGACTCGATCGAGCCGCGCCTGTACCTCGTCACGCGCCTCGTCATGGACATCGCGCGCGGCAAGGTCGGCCCGTGA
- a CDS encoding sulfurtransferase, which translates to MHTTLISAEALSSLLANGAPSMVFDCTFDLMKPEAGPAQYQAAHIPGAVYANLDTDLSARHGVPGRHGVVVAQDDGIPASGGRHPLPSRERFSAWLSSVGFRNDMQAVVYDRNGANFCGRLWWMLKWMGHEAVAVLDGGLQAWQAAGGAVTDRTEAAHFQSNFVPADPLLPLVTTPDVVRGLEQAGQTLVDARAGARYRGEIEPLDPVAGHIPGALNRPFSDNLGPDGRFKPAAQLKQEFEQLLGGRDPSTVVHQCGSGVSAVPNLLAMQIAGLGTTGLYAGSWSEWSNTPGLPTRQGAQP; encoded by the coding sequence ATGCACACGACCCTGATCTCCGCCGAAGCACTCTCCAGCCTCCTGGCGAACGGTGCCCCATCGATGGTCTTCGACTGCACCTTCGACCTGATGAAACCCGAGGCCGGTCCGGCGCAGTACCAGGCGGCCCACATTCCCGGCGCCGTCTACGCCAACCTCGACACCGACCTGAGCGCCCGCCACGGGGTGCCGGGCCGCCACGGCGTGGTGGTGGCGCAGGACGACGGCATTCCCGCCTCGGGCGGCCGTCATCCGCTGCCCAGCCGCGAACGCTTCTCGGCCTGGCTGTCCAGCGTGGGTTTCCGCAACGACATGCAGGCCGTCGTCTACGACCGCAACGGGGCCAACTTCTGTGGCCGCCTGTGGTGGATGCTCAAGTGGATGGGCCATGAGGCGGTGGCCGTGCTCGATGGCGGCCTGCAGGCCTGGCAGGCGGCCGGCGGCGCCGTCACCGACCGGACCGAGGCGGCACACTTCCAGTCGAACTTCGTGCCGGCCGATCCCCTGCTGCCCCTGGTGACCACGCCCGACGTCGTCCGCGGGCTCGAGCAGGCAGGCCAGACCCTCGTCGACGCCCGGGCCGGCGCACGCTACCGCGGCGAGATCGAGCCGCTGGACCCGGTCGCCGGCCACATCCCGGGCGCGCTGAACCGGCCGTTCTCGGACAATCTGGGACCCGATGGCAGGTTCAAGCCGGCGGCGCAGCTGAAGCAGGAGTTCGAGCAACTGCTCGGCGGCCGCGATCCCTCGACGGTGGTGCACCAGTGCGGCAGCGGCGTGAGCGCCGTTCCCAACCTCCTGGCGATGCAGATCGCGGGACTCGGAACGACGGGCCTGTACGCGGGCAGCTGGAGCGAATGGAGCAACACCCCCGGACTGCCGACACGCCAGGGCGCGCAGCCCTGA
- a CDS encoding ZIP family metal transporter, with amino-acid sequence MNLFLILAATLVAGIGSVWIAALLMRVGVRNGGGGLNAQHLLSLAAGALLATAFMHLLPEAFEGGVEPSRLFAALLFGVVFFFLLDKAELWHHGHEHHGGATVPGHGHAHANDHDHGHGHGHGHGHGHSHAHATSRTGGWTVLTGDSVHCFGDGILIASAFAADARLGVVAAVSVLAHEVPHHIGDLVVLRQTSASSRAAVVKVSLAGTMTALGGLIGWWLLDQLHGVLPYFLVLASSSFIYVALADLIPQLQKRLPARQTAAQIAWLATGIVVVTLVSTLAHGGHDHGHAGEGGPAHGHEASHHEGDGHDHGADAPAGGVSRPAR; translated from the coding sequence ATGAATCTGTTCCTCATCCTCGCCGCCACGCTCGTCGCCGGCATCGGCAGCGTGTGGATCGCCGCGCTGCTCATGCGCGTGGGCGTGCGCAACGGCGGGGGCGGGCTCAATGCCCAGCACCTCCTGAGCCTGGCCGCCGGCGCGCTGCTCGCCACCGCGTTCATGCACCTCCTGCCCGAAGCCTTCGAGGGCGGGGTCGAGCCGTCCCGCCTGTTCGCCGCGCTGCTCTTCGGCGTGGTGTTCTTCTTCCTGCTCGACAAGGCGGAACTATGGCATCACGGGCACGAACACCACGGCGGCGCGACGGTGCCCGGTCATGGCCACGCGCATGCGAACGACCACGACCATGGTCATGGTCATGGTCATGGTCATGGTCATGGTCACTCACATGCCCACGCGACGTCGCGCACGGGGGGCTGGACGGTGCTGACCGGCGACAGCGTGCATTGCTTCGGCGACGGCATCCTGATCGCCTCGGCCTTCGCCGCCGATGCGCGCCTGGGGGTGGTGGCGGCCGTGTCGGTGCTGGCGCACGAGGTGCCGCACCACATCGGCGATCTGGTGGTGCTGCGCCAGACGTCCGCCAGTTCGCGCGCCGCGGTCGTCAAGGTCTCGCTCGCCGGCACGATGACGGCGCTGGGGGGATTGATCGGCTGGTGGCTGCTCGACCAGCTCCACGGCGTGCTGCCGTATTTCCTGGTGCTGGCGAGCAGCAGCTTCATCTACGTGGCCCTGGCCGACCTCATTCCGCAACTGCAGAAGCGTCTGCCGGCGCGGCAGACCGCGGCGCAGATCGCCTGGCTCGCCACCGGCATCGTGGTGGTGACGCTGGTGAGCACGCTGGCGCACGGCGGCCACGACCACGGGCACGCCGGGGAGGGCGGCCCTGCGCATGGGCACGAGGCATCGCATCACGAGGGCGACGGGCACGACCACGGTGCGGACGCGCCAGCCGGCGGCGTTTCGCGGCCGGCGCGCTGA
- a CDS encoding DMT family transporter produces the protein MQALWMVLAAVLFASMGVCVKIASAWFSSAELVFYRGMISVVFMGLLARAGGISLATRHPGMHAWRSTVGVVSLGAWFYAIAHLPLATAMTLNYMSSVWIAAFLVGGALLAWMPVPGRDDRADRPPLQGALVATVLAGFGGVVMILKPDVGGTAGVNGLASAMGLMSGLTAAFAYMQVVALSRMGEPEARTVFYFAVGSAVAGGIATALTGFTPWDRWTWGHALWLVPVGLLASTGQLCMTRAYASAKTENGTLVVANLQYSGIVFAAIYSVVLFDDRIDMLGWGGMALIIASGIAATVLRQRSLPRAPAEEH, from the coding sequence ATGCAGGCCCTGTGGATGGTGCTGGCCGCCGTGCTGTTCGCCAGCATGGGCGTGTGCGTGAAGATCGCCTCGGCCTGGTTCTCCAGCGCCGAGCTGGTGTTCTATCGCGGGATGATCAGCGTCGTGTTCATGGGACTGCTCGCGCGCGCCGGGGGCATTTCGCTGGCCACCCGCCACCCCGGCATGCACGCCTGGCGCAGCACGGTCGGCGTGGTGTCGCTGGGCGCGTGGTTCTACGCCATCGCCCACCTGCCGCTGGCCACCGCCATGACGCTCAACTACATGAGCAGCGTCTGGATCGCCGCCTTCCTGGTCGGTGGTGCCCTGCTGGCCTGGATGCCGGTGCCCGGCCGCGACGACCGCGCCGACCGCCCGCCCCTGCAGGGCGCGCTGGTGGCGACCGTGCTCGCCGGCTTCGGCGGCGTGGTGATGATCCTCAAGCCCGACGTCGGCGGCACCGCCGGCGTCAACGGCTTGGCCAGCGCGATGGGGCTGATGTCGGGCCTCACGGCCGCCTTCGCCTACATGCAGGTCGTGGCGTTGTCGCGGATGGGCGAGCCGGAGGCGCGCACGGTGTTCTATTTCGCGGTCGGCTCGGCCGTGGCGGGAGGCATCGCCACGGCCCTCACGGGCTTCACGCCGTGGGACCGGTGGACCTGGGGCCACGCCCTGTGGCTGGTGCCGGTGGGCCTGCTGGCCTCCACCGGCCAGTTGTGCATGACGCGCGCGTACGCCTCGGCGAAAACCGAGAACGGCACGCTGGTCGTGGCCAACCTGCAGTACTCGGGCATCGTCTTCGCGGCGATCTACAGTGTGGTGCTCTTCGACGACCGCATCGACATGCTCGGCTGGGGCGGCATGGCGCTGATCATCGCCAGCGGCATCGCCGCCACGGTCCTGCGCCAGCGCTCGCTGCCCCGCGCGCCCGCCGAGGAGCACTGA
- a CDS encoding copper chaperone PCu(A)C codes for MKKPSLVPALVRSITLAAVAAVALPVQAEVSVTDAWVRATVPQQKATSAFMRLSAPADSRLVSVTTPLTPVAEVHEMKMVDGVMRMRRVPALALPAGGTVELTPGGYHVMLMDLKQQVKAGDTVPLTLVFEDQAGRRETRQVTAAVRALAATAASAAPAAGTHDAHGAQGAQGGHKH; via the coding sequence ATGAAGAAGCCATCGCTCGTTCCCGCCCTCGTGCGTTCCATCACCCTGGCCGCCGTCGCGGCCGTCGCCCTCCCGGTCCAGGCGGAGGTCAGCGTCACGGACGCCTGGGTGCGCGCCACCGTGCCGCAGCAGAAGGCGACCAGCGCCTTCATGCGCCTGAGCGCACCGGCCGACAGCCGCCTCGTCTCCGTCACCACGCCGCTCACGCCGGTCGCTGAGGTGCACGAGATGAAGATGGTGGACGGCGTGATGCGCATGCGCCGCGTCCCGGCCCTGGCGCTGCCCGCTGGCGGGACCGTCGAACTCACGCCGGGCGGCTACCACGTCATGCTGATGGACCTGAAGCAGCAGGTCAAAGCTGGCGACACCGTGCCGCTGACGCTGGTGTTCGAGGACCAGGCCGGCCGGCGCGAGACCCGGCAGGTGACGGCGGCGGTGCGCGCTCTCGCGGCCACCGCTGCCTCGGCCGCCCCCGCCGCCGGCACGCACGACGCCCATGGCGCGCAGGGTGCGCAGGGCGGCCACAAGCACTGA
- a CDS encoding aromatic ring-hydroxylating dioxygenase subunit alpha has protein sequence MSDLSLQLQKAQSQLPVSAYFDEALYARELHTLFANGPRYVGHRLAVPERGDFHTLPQEHQGRALVHTPKGVELISNVCRHRQATILQGRGTLDAGAGGNIVCPLHRWTYAASDPRTTGTLIGAPHFAQDPCLNLHNYPLEEWNGLLFEKNRDGSGRDVAADFAGLGPRADLDFTGYALDRVELHECNYNWKTFIEVYLEDYHVGPFHPGLGSFVACEDLRWEFARDFSVQTVGVANRLGRAGSPVYQKWQEQLLQYRDGQPPKYGAIWLTYYPHVMIEWYPHVLTVSTLHPVGPQKTLNMVEFFYPEEIVAFEREFIEAQQAAYMETCVEDDEIAERMDAGRRALMLRGDNETGPYQSPMEDGMQQFHEWYRREMAQSLA, from the coding sequence ATGTCTGATTTAAGTCTTCAACTGCAGAAGGCCCAGAGCCAACTTCCGGTTTCCGCGTACTTCGACGAAGCACTCTACGCCCGCGAACTGCACACCCTCTTCGCCAATGGCCCGCGCTATGTCGGCCATCGGCTGGCGGTGCCCGAACGAGGCGATTTCCACACGCTGCCCCAGGAACACCAGGGTCGCGCGCTGGTGCACACGCCCAAGGGCGTGGAGCTGATCTCCAACGTGTGCCGCCATCGCCAGGCCACGATCCTGCAGGGCCGCGGCACGCTCGACGCCGGGGCGGGCGGCAACATCGTCTGCCCGCTGCACCGGTGGACCTACGCCGCGTCGGACCCGCGCACCACCGGCACCCTGATCGGTGCGCCGCACTTCGCGCAGGACCCGTGCCTGAACCTGCACAACTACCCGCTGGAGGAATGGAACGGCCTCCTGTTCGAGAAGAACCGCGACGGCAGCGGGCGCGACGTGGCGGCCGACTTCGCCGGGCTGGGCCCGCGCGCCGACCTCGACTTCACCGGCTACGCGCTCGACCGCGTCGAGCTGCACGAGTGCAACTACAACTGGAAGACCTTCATCGAGGTCTACCTCGAGGACTACCACGTCGGTCCGTTCCATCCCGGCCTGGGCAGCTTCGTGGCCTGCGAGGACCTGCGCTGGGAGTTCGCGCGCGACTTCTCCGTGCAGACCGTGGGCGTGGCCAACCGGCTCGGGCGCGCCGGCAGCCCGGTCTACCAGAAATGGCAGGAGCAGCTGCTGCAGTACCGCGACGGCCAGCCACCCAAGTACGGTGCCATCTGGCTGACCTACTACCCGCACGTGATGATCGAGTGGTATCCGCACGTGCTCACGGTCTCGACCCTGCATCCGGTGGGCCCGCAGAAGACGCTCAACATGGTGGAGTTCTTCTATCCCGAGGAGATCGTCGCCTTCGAGCGCGAGTTCATCGAGGCCCAGCAGGCCGCCTACATGGAGACCTGCGTCGAGGACGACGAGATCGCCGAGCGCATGGACGCCGGGCGCCGCGCGCTCATGCTGCGCGGCGACAACGAGACCGGTCCGTACCAGAGCCCGATGGAGGACGGCATGCAGCAGTTCCACGAGTGGTATCGCCGCGAGATGGCGCAGTCGCTCGCATGA